The Toxoplasma gondii ME49 chromosome XII, whole genome shotgun sequence genome includes a region encoding these proteins:
- a CDS encoding hypothetical protein (encoded by transcript TGME49_251430) yields MEANSSQNVSCPVRGYTETAFPPNPQTNAKLNGWVGHQMSSQVKWGPSGSRSTTNQAGGLFPTGRFRKKNKPEATEDELQSDNHVQQRANVVAGTRNRFGGSFSGGGQVLLLSDGRLTPAKDSETLSGLLSPGEVIVGKRPQEGKPEWLQEFARPDHPENARVVSSPELETPDSYESLSSGEVPPSLEQPPLPASPVIHGHNMDVNQRLSPDGSPLSSNAQSRCSMTPLTLPATNIGTRPISSTLNSPRSPIDFTGCYGKSLTFPDSASDKVSRVSNRFPAAQKSVLASSFIEKNARERMATPPATAPASCAEASFAGTPPIVEQVCRKTSPKERQRRKLEYSKLKKGTESAQFTDSYFLGSSQSKHSDQCSAGPCTSVTHSPPRGSAVSSPRGSAVSSPRGASEGAEASAFLSSRRGETSLTCLTRPSGLKKLRGAGTANPLDSPRRGDQDRPTAVHCAVSAICAIAATSLSPRHRLPDSPQQVPLPFLLSPTTAEADASYPGEEFPASAPNILECSDMAFGTPVPGWH; encoded by the exons ATGGAGGCCAACAGCTCACAAAACGTGTCTTGCCCTGTGCGCGGGTACACCGAGACCGCCTTCCCGCCCAACCCACAGACGAACGCCAAACTTAATGGCTGGGTAGGTCACCAGATGTCCAGTCAAGTGAAGTGGGGGCCGTCGGGGTCCCGATCGACAACCAATCAAGCAGGTGGTCTGTTTCCTACTGGACGGTttagaaagaaaaacaaacctGAAGCGACTGAGGACGAGCTACAAAGTGACAACCACGTCCAGCAAAGGGCAAACGTCGTTGCTGGCACTCGAAACAGGTTCGGAGGATCCTTCAGCGGCGGAGGTCAGGTTCTGCTGCTGTCTGATGGACGTCTTACACCGGCGAAGGATTCAGAAACTCTTTCTGGCCTCCTGTCACCTGGCGAGGTTATCGTGGGTAAACGGCCCCAGGAAGGAAAGCCAGAGTGGCTTCAGGAATTTGCGCGACCCGACCACCCAGAGAATGCGC GTGTGGTAAGCTCTCCGGAGTTAGAAACACCTGATTCTTATGAGTCGCTTTCCTCTGGAGAGGTCCCACCGAGTCTTGAACAGCCTCCCCTGCCGGCTTCTCCAGTCATCCACGGTCACAACATGGACGTGAACCAGCGCTTATCCCCAGACGgatctccactttcttcgaATGCTCAGTCAAGATGTAGCATGACGCCCTTAACATTACCGGCAACAAATATCGGAACGCGCCCTATCTCATCTACCTTAAATTCGCCCCGTTCCCCCATCGATTTCACAGGCTGCTACGGAAAGAGCCTGACGTTCCCGGACTCCGCATCCGATAAAGTCTCTAGAGTCTCTAACAGATTCCCAGCGGCGCAGAAATCTGTTCTTGCATCCTCATTTATAGAGAAGAACGCACGTGAACGGATGGCCACGCCTCCAGCAACAGCACCTGCCTCTTGCGCAGAGGCGTCGTTTGCCGGCACTCCACCGATTGTGGAGCAAGTTTGCCGCAAGACATCAccaaaagaaagacaaaggcgTAAACTCGAGTATTCGAAGCTTAAAAAAGGCACCGAAAGTGCACAGTTTACCGACTCCTACTTTTTAGGATCGTCACAGTCGAAGCACAGCGACCAATGTTCAGCCGGCCCCTGTACAAGCGTCACACATTCTCCTCCAAGAGGTTCCGCTGTGTCTTCTCCAAGAGGTTCCGCTGTGTCTTCTCCAAGAGGCGCGTCCGAAGGGGCCGAAGCATCCGCATTTCTCTCGTcccggagaggagaaaccaGTTTGACTTGCCTCACGCGTCCTTCTGGTCTAAAAAAGCTACGTGGTGCAGGAACCGCCAATCCGCTAGATTCGCCTAGGAGAGGTGACCAGGATCGACCGACTGCAGTGCATTGCGCCGTTTCCGCGATATGCGCTATTGCCGCGACATCTTTGTCGCCTCGCCATCGTTTGCCAGATTCTCCCCAACAGGTTCCGCTTCcgtttctgttgtctccaACTACGGCAGAGGCGGATGCTTCGTACCCTGGAGAGGAGTTCCCTGCAAGTGCTCCAAATATTCTGGAGTGCTCTGACATGGCATTTGGCACTCCAGTTCCAGGCTGGCACTGA
- a CDS encoding troponin c, isotype gamma, putative (encoded by transcript TGME49_251440), whose product MFTTPFNLSRQRRAELKGAFDEFDTKKTGYLSLNRFVFLLKSIGVNISRRDLLAITAENRERGDFSFEDFMTVASVVYNDVAIERGLVQALRQICPKGSKTVSTAILREHLLKLGMGIKLTEEEVDMFLQFECDPNRKGVVDFENFVYRVLRD is encoded by the exons ATGTTTACCACCCCCTTCAATCTTTCGCGACAACGG CGCGCCGAGCTGAAGGGCGCCTTTGACGAATTCGACACCAAGAAGACAGGCTACCTGAGTCTGAACCGGTTTGTTTTTTTGCTCAAGTCCATCGGCGTGAACATTTCCAGAAGAGATCTACTTGCCATCACTGCTG AGAATCGAGAAAGAGGGGATTTCTCTTTTGAAGACTTCATGACTGTAGCGTCAGTCGTGTACAACGACGTCGCGATCGAGCGGGGTCTGGTGCAGGCTCTCAGACAAATCTGCCCAAAGGGTTCGAAAACTGTGTCAACGGCAATACTCCGGGAACACCTTTTGAAACTTG GAATGGGCATCAAACTCAccgaagaggaagtcgacaTGTTTCTGCAGTTCGAGTGTGATCCGAACAGGAAGGGTGTTGTCGACTTTGAGAATTTTGTGTACAG